Part of the Lycium ferocissimum isolate CSIRO_LF1 chromosome 6, AGI_CSIRO_Lferr_CH_V1, whole genome shotgun sequence genome, ATTCGTTTTGGTTTAACCCATTTTCGACGGACCCATATCCGACTTGACCTGCCCGTTTGCCACCCCTAGACACCAGGTATGCAAAGTCATCCCAGGAGATTATGAAGATCGATAATGAACCATTCCATCCATTGGCTTTTAATTGTTCAAAATTGGGCGCTCAAAGTTTCAAATGATATCAAAATCACTTTTGACAAGCTCATTAAGTTCACCCTGTTAACCCCAAAGTCAGATTAACGTACAAAAGTGTATTGCTTTATATAAAGTCCCTCATAGGGCATGTACGGGCATTCAATTGATTACTCTATTTTCCAATCCCAAAATATTTGAAGTAGTCgagaaaaaatttatttgactCTCCAAATAGTAATTGAATCACCTAAAGTAAAGAGAAGTACCTCTTTATTCCAGTTGGTTTTTATAGACTATCCAGAACAGGATTAATGTTTGTATCATCGTTCCGCTTACCATTCCGTACCAAATGCCCTGACGTTATAGGCAAAAAACGaagaaaacaaattaattaATGGGAAATCAATTGTAAGTTCAGAAAAAATGACATCACGTCAAATATACAGTCAAACTTCTCTATAACGGCATCGTTTGTCCAGATATTTGGATATCTTTTAGCTGTTATTGAGAAATACTATTACAGAGAACCTATAATATACtgtaatataatataatataatataatataatatgaaagTCGATTCCAAAGAAAATAGGAACGTTATAgtaaatgttgttatagaggtATGACTGTATAAGATAAAAACACACTTACTTGGAGGCCCATGTCGAGCTTATACCCTAGTAGTAAGCCCAAGGGGATACCAAATAGATAGTAACAAGCAACATTGACATAAGCAACTAGTGCTTGCCATCCTGCTCCAATAGCTACTCCAGATAGAGCAGGTTGAATATTGTTTACCACAATGCAAAACGCTAGCAATGGTGTGAGCTCATAAACAATCTCTTTGATTGTTTCATCCTCAGCAAATAAAGAAGGATATTGCCCACGAAAGATGACGAGAATCATCGATAGGAGAAGGCCGACTAAGAAGGAAGATATTACCACCACCACAACTGAAAATTTTGCTGTTCTTGGATGAGATGCCCCGAGTTCATTTGATACTCTTACACTGAAATTTTGCATATGTAAGATAAGAGAAGCCCAAACCCTTTGGGTTTCTGATTAATTGGcttaaaacaacaacaatccctTCAACTTGTAAGTAAAGTTTATTTGCACACTTGAACTATGACTTGTCTAATTGAACACCTGAACATATGGTAAGTTGTTCCCATTAGACACTTTCAgttaaatttcttttaaaaaaatttgcatGTGTTCTCGATCTTCAATTAGGTAGCTAAGTTAACCACATATAATATGTCATCTCTTTTAATTATGTACATCAGTCTCAATTCAAGGGGCTTGCGGTTTTACCGTTTATTGAGGCTGATGCATATAGTTAAAGGAAGTGACATATTTTAATTTGTCTATGTAATGGACACTTTAGAACAcgcacaaaaaaaatcaaattttgaaaatgaaatactCATCTAATAAGAATATTTTATCATGTGTTTAGGTGTTCAATTGAAACAAGTCGTAGTGCAATTTCTAACTGAAATTTACTTAAAGGGTTGTCAATGTACTATCTCTAATTAATTTGTAAGTTCTAATACAGTGAGAAAGCTACATTCGATCGGTTATATTTTATGACTAACCTTATAGCTGCATTCCATCCAACAGCTACCATTAATGCCCATCCTAGTATATTCACGCTGCAAATTCACAAGTCTTTAGACCAAACAACTGGGAAGTTAAGCGCGGTTATAGtactatactttcttgtagagatgaaaagaaaaggaaacttGACATATACTAGTATATTCTTTTAGAGGTGAAAATAAGTGGGACTTGCATGCGGTAGTTGAGCCAGAAATTCAAATAGTggattgaaaaaaatatttatgccaAGGGATTCAATAACTTATATAAAAAACGTATGTTTAGATTGTTTGCTTCTGGCACTCATTGTATTCTATGAATTTCTCGTTTTTACTTTCTACAATAAAAAGTCCATTACTTAAAAGGTCATCGAATTGAATTACTAGAGAAggtgaacaatttttttttttaatatatatatatcaaaaagtTACTTAATTtgctatttttctcaaaagatCACTTTCTTTTTCGTATAAAAAAAGTCATTAAATTTTTTCTATTTCTCTCAAAAGGCCACTCAAGCCGAAAAGTGATATATTCAACTATATTTTACAACGTTACACTTGATCTAACATAACATATTCTTGTTAATTGTACGTGGTAAGTCAAAATGAACGTAAAAATCATCTAAGTTCTAAAGGGCCATTTAGCTTCAATTAGTGATTTTTTCTTGTAAGCCGAAAAATTCGGAAATGAACTGTATTTATATGAGTTTAACCAACCTCAATTACAACCTCAATTATAGGTACCAAACCGGTAATTTTGGAccttttttgcttttatttagCATATAAAGATATATTACAAGTTGGGTACTCCGTTGGATATGAAGTTTTGGGTTAAAATAGAAAAACTAACTATAATGTTTTCCACTTTTTGGCTTAAAATATTAGGTGCCACATCACTTAAAATTAGCAGGACAAATCAGTTTCGGTTTGAGAGACCTTTCGTGTGAAATAGCAAAAAATAAATGACTTTTATgctacaaaagaaagaagggtgtCATTTTTAGTGAAACAATaaaagttaagtgacttttttgatacataatattttttttttaagaaaaaattaatctaTAGCCAAATTTATAATAGCATTAAATATTTTGGCCCTCATACTTCGAActcattcacataaattgggttAGAGCCAAGGActtggaacaaaaaaaaaaaaaaagccttagAGTTCTATTAGTAATGCATTGATTTTGAAATTTCAAACTTTCATCTTAAAATTAAAGATGGTGGATTCGTGCCAATGTCTTTTTCGTCCTTTAAAAACATTACACTGCAATCTGCAAGCGCTGTACTTGGAAAACGTAATGAATCTTTGGTAAAACATTGTTAATTGCTTACTCCATATAGATCTTAGATGGGGACAAAAGAGAGATGACATTTTAGCAAAGTGTTAACATCATATCAGCTCTCTGTAATTAATTAATACAGCTTTGTCCTCAGACACATTTTCTTGTGGATAGTAAGTAAGCTGACACCTTAGTTAATTATTTGAAAATCTTAATCACGAGTCAGtggggttgtttggttgggAAACAAGTTATGCCAGAATTATTATTTCAGATTAATTattccgggattagttatttcaTCCTCTCATAGgaataaaataatactataatttCAGAATTAGTTATACCGTGACTTTATCCCTATCAAATATGAGataaacttttttcaaatttaatttcgagattatttttttcttatcgCTCGTAACAAACGGGCTAATATAATATTGCATGACCTTGTCtattaaagggaaaaaagacGAGTGATGGTCATCTCGTGTCCCCATCCTGGTACAAAGTAAATCATTGTTTTTCACCTTATAATACTCCATATAAATAAATACTTCTAGTAGGTACTCATAAGAGACAGTTTTGCTACTATCAGACAAGTGGGGAATTTATAACTCACCAAATGGACAAGGCATCAACAGCGACTTCTGCGTTCTTTAAATAGCCGGCGAAAAGGACCAATGCCATAAAATACCATGTTTCCAAGCTGTTCAAATGAATACAAAATAAATCAGATAATTTGAATGAGAAATCAGATATAAATGGAAAGAGAGCTAATTAAGTTCACGTAGTGAAGTGTATAAAGAATATTTATTCAATCATATTAGTTAAACGGTATTTATAAGCATAAAATTGAACGAATGTCCCTtaaaatgggctggtctttaaattGTGCCCTTTAAAAACTGAACTTACACCTAGTGGGGCATAAATGTTTCAGAAATTGAAGTCATGCATAACATAACTTATTAGATATTATGATACGAAATATAAACTTTTgcgctttattttttttttaattttttttctgttacgaggggcaaaatttaaagaccgccATTTTAAGGTTATAAGTGCCAATAACCCATTTATAAGGTGACCTTTAAACGTAGGAGTAGGGCAGGTTTATAGCCCAAATGATCTGTTGGGACTCATAATATAGAAAGGCTAAATTGCGCAATTGATTAAATACTGAGTTATTTACCTAGAGAAACACGGATCAACTCTcaataaatactttttttttttttttaactctttttgTTGTAGTGCACCTATATTGTGGAAATCCTAAATCATCCGGGAGAAACTTATGTTCAGTAGCcttggaaaaagaagaaaagattacTCACCATAGCATGACTGCTGATGCAAGAGATAACTTAACGAAGCCCCATAGGTTATGGAAGGCCTTCCAAGTGAAACCTGACCATGCTTGACCACATGTTCCCCTGAAAATATACAGCAACTGCGCCAGCACTATGAACCACCACGACGCGTTCAGCACCACCGCTGCTCCCACGAGTCCCCACTTGAACTTAAGCATAAATAACCAACTAAATACTGTGTGTAGAACCAACCCTATGGCAGAAATCCAAGCCATCACCATGATCTTTCTCTGCGATTGTAAGAATTTGGATATGGGAAAGTTCATGGCGTATGCATAGAGTTGAAGGATCATGTACATGGCCATTTTACCTGCTCAGGGGCGGCTCAATAAATTTAGTAGCCTAAagctaaattttaattaaatgccctaaacttttgaaaaaaagtaaaTTGTTTTAATTTGAAGTCTATATTTTTAGCATTTTGAGATATAAAGttgtaaaaaaattataatcaatttaattatttaataatcTTTTTAATTGATAATATAGTCAATCCATTTATCAACATTAGTCCATTGGCTAGGCCATGAAGGATATATCCTTCGAAAAATCTTTGTCAGCCATTTTACCCGctgcctttgaaatatcttcTGTCTGTCCAATAAGTATCAGAAATGGCTCTGCTAATATGTATAGAATCGTCAGAATTATGGCTGTTGTGTTGAGGATCACCCATGATCTCTGCATGTACACTCCAAGCATGTCTCTTTGCCCTGCTCCATTGCTTGGCCACATAGTGTTTCTAGTGCACTTCCCATTCCCATCTGTTCAGcaggagaaaaaaataaatcaaaccaTGCTAATTTCATTAAGAAGACCGGAGCTTATGTTCTATAGGTTCAATCAAACTCAGGAACTTAGAAATTTTTAACAAATAAGTAGTAGTAATAAATGTTGAAGttatcatgattttaaaaatagaatGAGTTCATTAGACCCTTCAAGGTAGAACTTATTTGTTGGGTGTGCTAATATAGTCACACACATTGATGCTTAAAAcaaaaagttatatatatatatatggtgtagTGATACTTGTATTGGTGCATTTTAGAGAAATTCGGGTCAATTTGACTCAAAGCaaacaatatcacatcatattaagAGTATCTTTAAACTGACATAACCAAATATTATCACATTTAAATTCTTCATCCGCATCTTTTTAACTATTTGTGTTTGGTCGGATTTATAATTCTgataaaaagttaatttttcaGATAGTCACTCAACTAATAGCTATTATATATCTTATAAAGTCAATTtctttattaaagaaaattggggAAAAAAATGACTTTCTGAGACGGTACAACTATAAGTTGAGTGGAGAAATCAATCCTCTAATAAAGTTTGTGTTGCTTTTGTTTCAtctcagaaaaataaaaatatatgttttggacaagaaaacaaaaacaataactgCGAAAATGATAGAAGCACACTATTATATCCCTACCAAGATGCCTAAAGAGAAACCAGCAATGACAGAGTTCTCAAAGGAGAAAGCAGCCAATTCCAGGGTCCCAACATGACCAGCAAAAGTCTGGGTGACAGCACCAAGAGAGTATTGACAAACACAGGTAAATATTGCTGGTCCAGCTAAGTACCACAGCTTTTTCGCTTCTACGTTAAATTCTCTGAAGAAATCTCGGAATCCAGTGATCGGAGAGACGTCGTCAGCGTCAGCAACAAAAGAATTACTCCTATGTGGGTCAATGGGGAAGAGAAGTGGTTGCTTGGAGCTATCTTGATCCATTGGAGGATAAAAATGGAGTTCAGACATCTCGTCAGTCTGACCATATATTTATATTGCACGATAGATATGGTAGTTAAGCAGTCTAATTAGGTGTCGTTTACTCGCTGTTTGAAGTTATGTAGGTATTAGTAATGGAAGAATTAGTTATGCAATGTTTAGTTATTGGTATAATACATAAACATGATCCTTCAAAAACGACGCCAACAAAAGATAAAACGGCTTTATTGTCATGAAAAGCATGAATTGAGCATTATCACAAGTTGAATCTTAAAGATTGATCCAAGACATAAATTTTGGAGGGCCATGTCATTTACTAAGTCAAGTACACGTCAAGAATTGTGTTAACATGTTCAACTTTATTAAGTTAAGATCACTACCAGACACCTTAAAAATGGACAAGCATGGATTATTGAAAGCCAAAGTTTGGggttgtttatgtattatgccttaaTTATTCTTGTGTTATTATTTCATCTTCTATCTGCATAAAACAATGCATATATTTCCTAGCTCATAACTTATAGTAGTATAATGGGAGTAACATATGTCTTCTATAAACAATATATAAATCTGAAGCATTACAAACTTTCacttgtttcaatttatttatttactactAACTTTTGCCGGGCAAAATTCATCCGTGATTTCAACGTATTAAATATTACGCATATGATTATCCATCATTATCGCAAGGACAAAATCAGGTGGCAACAATAATGTTTAAATTTAATTAGTCAATCATTTGTCTAGATCTGTTGCTTAAGCGGATTAAATGCCCAATCAGTTAAAGGAGTGGTGTTACACACTACAATCTTGTGATGGTTGTTGGATTAGAGCTCACACATTGTGTATGTGCACAGATTTTCTAGCATTGTTGGCCTCACAACTTATATACTACTCTCTTCGTCCCAATTTAAATGTCTCAATTTGATATATTGGGTATGAAGTTTAAAAAGCAAACGAAGAATGTTaaattttattgatttaaattgaaaatgaatgtagtcctttaattttgtggtcttaaattctCCATATAGAAAGTTAAAATTTGAAAACGAAACActtttttcaaaagagacaaaaagaaaaataagattctTAGCGGACGAAAGAGTAACTAAaaatgttttgaattttttatagATTACTACATCATAATAAGTGTGATACTTCCAGTGATAATTTAGGGTGCAGTACTTGTTTATTTCTATTGATTTAAGATAATTCGTCATATATCACGTGTCAGAAGGCACTTGTGTCGAAGCATGAATCATTGCTATCGTTTATTGAAACTGGAGACACGCTCGTTTTACTTCAAAATTTACTGTTTAGTTTCAATTTCAATGATTGAAACTAATGTTGCTGGTTGGTGGATTGGAtaccagtatattttataagtGTCTTTGGAGCGAGTGTTGAAGCGGGGCATCGTAAAACGCATCGAGGCGATTTGGGGAGACGAAAGTACCGCGAGGCGTAGATTTCATTGTTTTTAGTATACGCTTAAGAGATGAACAAGTTTTTACTTTGACGCGTAAGCTCATAAAGTCGCTCCAAATTGCTAAATAAATCTTTAATTGAAtacaaacccaaaaaaaaatagtatttacCCTAAAACAGAGAACAGTTGAATTTGTTTAGTAGTTTAAAGGATAcatgatttgatttgttataaGTAACGAAATAAAACTTATTTATAGAAATTAACGTGATAATAGGCAAATTGAGtgactaaaaaataataataaagcaATTGAGCCTGGGCTTGGTTGATCCTCGGAGCAAATCCTTTGGTAGGCTTCCTTCGGTGGAGCATTCCGGAGCAAAAGAGCAAATTAAAAGAGCAAATGTAATAGCTAAGCTTGTAAGAATAGTATGTAATCAGTGTTATTCGATGATCCTCCTTAAGGGCTATTCAACTCCTTTTATAATACAAATACCTAAGCTCTTAAGCTGTGATTAAATCCTAATAAATAGTAATAATGGACAATAAATATTCTTTAATCTTTGAATCGTAACACCTGCTCTGTATATGACCGGTCATATAACATCATTCTCCAATTAATGATCCGGTGCCATTGTTTTTGGCGTATTTACTTCGGATGTCACCGAAGCTCCTTACTCAAACTAATTGAGAGAACTTGCAACGTTACATCTTCTTCTGCCACGTGCTCCAATATCACTCAGCCATGTGTCAAGCTATAGTTTGAcatgtatacagatagtccccccactCTCCAGTGTAATGAAGTGAAACCAAGGAGTGGAATTGAAAACGTTACCGGCCCTGTCACTTAATGGCGGGAAAACGAACCGTCCCATCGATTCATTCGAGAAGGCAACCGCCAATTTTGAAGTTAATGTACCTGCTGTGAAACGTCGGCAACCCTTCAATCAAGGTGATTGACATAAAGCTACCATTCGTTGGAAGTTGTGTCCCTTTGAATGCCAAACAGTTCGTTTTCTCCGCTTGGGTTATAAATAAGGCAAGAAAATCAAACCTCAAACTCAACAAATCTTTTCCATTCCTAAAACAAAGTACTCCCTTCTTTGCCCAcatcttttccatttttatcGAATTTTTGTCTACTCATCCCTTGGATGCCGCTCTGGAAAAgctccaatttctccttcaagttAAGAGATTGACTCGAACTCTCTTACTGCTAATATTCTTCCTGCTAGGTTCAAATATCATGATGATTTTAGCGCTATCGATAATTACCAAAATGTTGAAGAAATTGAGTCGTTCATTAGTGCCGAAACCATCCACAAAGTTCATGCAGATTGCAATTTCATTCCCGAAATTGTAATTGCTGCCGTCGGCAATGGAGCCAGGATGAACCATCAATCGGAAGTTTTTCTATGTTTTATACCTATCCCTTTGCGATAGGTTTCAACCTTCCTATTCCGCAGATAATTGAGGACTTCTGCTGCCGATATCGAGTTTGCGTTGGTCAGGTCGCTCCTCCAATCTGACGTCTTGTTTATTGTATCCAATTTCTGGCTAATCAAGCTGGAGTTCCTTTCTCCCTTGATCATCTGATGCACTTGTATGCTCCTCGAATTTTTTGAGAGTTAGCTTATTTGTACCCCTAGGGAAGACGCAGCCTGGTTAACTCAGAGGATGATTTTGATCGAGGTTGGCTTCGTAGGTTCATCATGATCCGGACCAGCCATCTCCACCGATTTGAGCTCGAGGCCTTCCCAGAGGCTTGGAACCCCACTCGTAAGTCCTGGCATAACTCTAtccatttctttcatttttatttcaccACTGTAAATCGTATTCTATTCTCCCTTTCTCGATGCTAttatatattcttttctttattgGTTCCTGTTAAGCCAGAACTTTTGGTCAGGATCTTCGAATGGGTGGTAACAGTATTGAGTGCTTCTCCCAATGTAGTTTTCTCCTGGAGGAGCATGACATCTGACTGGTGGAGAGGGAAGAACCATGGTGAGACGCACTTTAATCTTCCGAACTTTCCACAACTCCTTTTCCCCGTTTgaatctccttttttttttcttttttttttaacacttccTAAATTGCAGATCTTCCGATTTGAAAACCTAATCTCCTGAGAGTCGACACACAGAAGGTCGCCCTGTCGAACATCGTCAATGCTGCTTTTTCCAGCCGGAAGCACAAACCAAAGGACGCCTCTGTTTCCCCAGTAGGTATTGGTTCCAGGGTGCGTAGCCGTCGCTTGCTCATGGAAGTCTGGAGCAAAGTCCAACGGGATGCTCTTCCATAGGTAGTTCTGATTGATGACGAAGATGAGTAAACACGATCTGATGATGCCCAGGGTCCATTGCTTGATGATTCCAACAAAGCATCCGGAGAAACTAACACTCCTCCCGTCAATCAGCGTTCAAAGAGTCCTACTGCTCCGGTCTGTGAGATATCACAAGAAATCTTAATTCCTCCAGTTGAAGCTAGAACCTCGGGCTCGCCTCCACGTCCCAAACCTACAGTTGCTAATCTGGAAGCTTCCCTAGCTCACTTTGCCAATATTATCTTTCAAGTACCTACTTCAACATCTTTTCTACCTTTTTCACCAGTCCCAGTATCTTCGAATAACCTCTCTGTTAATCGTGTTTTTAGGATCATGTTGCTGCTACCTCTACTGCTAAGCTCGCATGTCTCCTTGCTCCTTCCTGCTGGGAGGTAAAACTTCAGGAAGATAATGGTCGCCTTCGGGCAAAGGTAGAGAGATTGCAAGTTGAGATCTTGGACTCCGATTCCCTCCAAGCTTCACTGAGAATGCATTTGGAAGACGCGACCAACTCATTACGGGATCGGGAAAATTCTCTTCAAACTCTGACTTCCTCTTACATAGGAATTCAGAACAATGTTTCCTGGACTGAGGATGATTTGAATAACATCCGGGGCCAGCTTCTTAGTGTTGAGGTTTTCCGTGAATGCCTGAGAAGCCAGGGTCAAAAATTGCCACTCCGTCGTGATTTAGCCATTCTTGAGACTAGAGGGGTACGCTCGAAGAAGAAAGCGCTCCTGATTTTGATCTTCCGACATCACTTCTTGAAGCAGAAATCGATTTGGAGTCTGCGAAAATCCCCCTCGAGGACATCTAGGATCCTGAGGCAAATGAACTGGAAAGTGAAGACTCTGGGTCACCACCTGTCGCTGGGATTGCTCCGGACAATTAGTCCTTTTACTTGCTCTAAAATCAttaatatcaatttttttacttctttctcCATGATTATCTGGTAATCCATGCTTCGTTTTTATCAAACTTTGGTTGTTAACCCTGTCGGATTTTGAGACTGGTTTTGGTTTTGTAACATAAATGCTTACTTGATAGTATTTGTTTCCATGCTCCGCTTTCTCTCTATTTTGCTTCACACATTCCCTTTACCTTAGCTAGTTTCTCTTCTCAGGGGAATACTGAATCTAGATTGCCGGACAATAGCCAAAAAAGAGAAAGTTCAAGAAGCTCAGTTACGGAGGAGTTGATCTTGAAGCTCTGCTTGACATGTGTACTGATAAGCTTGTTAAGTCTTTCCTTGTTCGTCCCCTCTGAACGTTCAAGAGAAGTTTGAAGAAGAAGCAACCCATAAatttaagtttgccaaaaaaaaaaaagggttcttTGCAGAAATAGTATTCCATAGGTGTAGTTTTAAGGAAGATTTTGTTGCTTCAATTTTGAGAACTATAGATGATTTGAAGTTT contains:
- the LOC132060788 gene encoding LOW QUALITY PROTEIN: protein DETOXIFICATION 31-like (The sequence of the model RefSeq protein was modified relative to this genomic sequence to represent the inferred CDS: inserted 1 base in 1 codon; deleted 1 base in 1 codon) translates to MGMGSALETLCGQAXGAGQRDMLGVYMQRSWVILNTTAIILTILYILAEPFLILIGQTEDISKAAGKMAMYMILQLYAYAMNFPISKFLQSQRKIMVMAWISAIGLVLHTVFSWLFMLKFKWGLVGAAVVLNASWWFIVLAQLLYIFRGTCGQAWSGFTWKAFHNLWGFVKLSLASAVMLCLETWYFMALVLFAGYLKNAEVAVDALSICVNILGWALMVAVGWNAAISVRVSNELGASHPRTAKFSVVVVVISSFLVGLLLSMILVIFRGQYPSLFAEDETIKEIVYELTPLLAFCIVVNNIQPALSGVAIGAGWQALVAYVNVACYYLFGIPLGLLLGYKLDMGLQGIWYGMVSGTMIQTLILFWIVYKTNWNKEVSIAIERIKMWGGELDGKENDAEK